Proteins from one Burkholderia oklahomensis C6786 genomic window:
- a CDS encoding acyl-CoA dehydrogenase family protein: MNMMKEIVEANAPAAGAANIPDSRGVNFFTSDPDCAALLRLHLGDARYRALEPELRALGLRASDELDRLASRADKNPPVLHPRTRRGEPLESIDKHPDYVALERVAYSELGLAAMSHRDDAPPPLVKYALTFLFVQAEFGLCCPVSMTDSLTRTLRRFGSRELVERFLPRLASRDFDVLHQGAMFMTEQAAGSDVGRIATRAVRETAADGATTWRLYGDKWFCSNADADLAMVLARPEGAPDGVKGLALFLLPKTLADGSRNRYRIVRLKDKLGSRSMASGEITLDGAEAYLIGEIGRGFHQMADMINMSRLSNGVRAAGLMRRATTEALHVARHREAFGRKLIDMPLMRRQLVKMLVPTEQARSLFMQIALLLSKADAGDEQAAGCVRILTPLIKFRACRDARRVAGDAMEVRGGTGYIEEWSDARVLRDAHLGSIWEGTSNIVALDVARAVKREGALAPLRAFLLDLLDAARLPDASATRLRRALDRASDALERVAQAGDDALVRQAASALYHATTAILLASEGMRLAPDHRRLALAHLVLRYKLSPVDPLAPRRAGVDADAFAALLHDRPVALDDALRLLDDASGDAA, encoded by the coding sequence ATGAACATGATGAAAGAAATCGTCGAAGCGAACGCGCCCGCGGCGGGCGCCGCCAACATCCCCGACTCGCGGGGCGTCAACTTCTTCACGAGCGATCCCGATTGCGCGGCGTTGCTGCGGCTGCATCTCGGCGACGCGCGCTATCGAGCGCTCGAGCCCGAATTGCGCGCGCTCGGCCTGCGCGCGTCCGACGAGCTCGACCGCCTCGCGTCGCGCGCCGACAAGAATCCGCCCGTCCTCCATCCGCGCACCCGTCGCGGCGAGCCGCTCGAATCGATCGACAAGCATCCGGACTACGTCGCGCTCGAGCGCGTCGCGTATTCGGAGCTCGGCCTCGCGGCGATGAGCCATCGCGACGATGCGCCGCCGCCGCTCGTCAAATACGCGTTGACGTTCCTGTTCGTCCAGGCCGAGTTCGGCCTTTGCTGTCCCGTCAGCATGACCGATTCGCTGACGCGCACGCTGCGCCGCTTCGGCTCGCGCGAGCTCGTCGAGCGCTTCCTGCCGCGGCTCGCGTCGCGCGATTTCGACGTGCTGCACCAGGGCGCGATGTTCATGACCGAGCAGGCGGCGGGCTCCGACGTCGGCCGGATCGCGACGCGCGCGGTGCGCGAGACGGCCGCCGACGGCGCGACGACGTGGCGCCTGTACGGCGACAAGTGGTTCTGCTCGAACGCGGACGCGGATCTCGCGATGGTGCTCGCGCGGCCCGAAGGCGCGCCCGACGGCGTCAAGGGCCTCGCGTTGTTCCTGTTGCCGAAGACGCTCGCCGACGGCTCGCGCAACCGCTATCGGATCGTGCGTCTGAAGGACAAGCTCGGCAGCCGCTCGATGGCGAGCGGCGAGATCACGCTCGACGGCGCCGAAGCCTATCTGATCGGCGAGATCGGGCGCGGCTTCCATCAGATGGCGGACATGATCAACATGTCGCGGCTGTCGAACGGCGTGCGCGCGGCGGGGCTGATGCGCCGCGCGACGACGGAGGCGCTGCACGTCGCGCGTCATCGCGAAGCATTCGGCCGCAAGCTGATCGACATGCCGTTGATGCGGCGTCAGCTCGTCAAGATGCTCGTGCCGACCGAGCAGGCGAGGTCGCTCTTCATGCAGATCGCGCTGTTGCTCTCGAAGGCCGATGCGGGCGACGAGCAGGCGGCCGGCTGCGTGCGGATCCTGACGCCGCTCATCAAGTTCCGCGCGTGCCGCGATGCGCGCCGCGTCGCCGGCGACGCGATGGAGGTGCGCGGCGGCACGGGCTACATCGAGGAGTGGAGCGACGCGCGCGTGCTGCGCGACGCCCATCTCGGCTCGATCTGGGAGGGCACGAGCAACATCGTCGCGCTCGACGTCGCGCGGGCGGTCAAGCGCGAAGGCGCGCTCGCGCCGCTGCGTGCGTTCCTGCTCGACCTGCTCGATGCGGCGCGGCTGCCCGACGCGAGCGCGACGCGTCTGCGCCGCGCGCTCGATCGTGCGAGCGACGCGCTCGAGCGCGTCGCGCAAGCGGGCGACGACGCGCTCGTGCGGCAGGCGGCGTCCGCGCTCTATCACGCGACGACCGCGATCCTGCTCGCGAGCGAAGGGATGCGGCTTGCGCCCGATCATCGGCGGCTCGCGCTCGCGCATCTCGTGCTGCGCTACAAGCTGTCGCCCGTCGATCCGCTCGCACCCCGGCGTGCCGGTGTCGATGCCGATGCGTTTGCGGCGCTGCTGCACGATCGGCCGGTCGCGCTCGACGACGCGCTGCGGCTGCTCGACGATGCGTCGGGAGACGCGGCATGA